One genomic window of Cupriavidus malaysiensis includes the following:
- a CDS encoding L-lactate permease has translation MWSQVYDPLGNMALSTIAAGVPVAVLLAALAFFHLQAHLAAGLALVVGIVVASAVFGMPAAMAGKAAGLGIVSGLFPIGWIVLNIIFLHRLTTINGSFKVLQNSISGITEDRRLQLLLVAFSFGAFFEGAAGFGTPVAVTGAILIGLGFSPLAASGLALIANTAPVAYGALGAPIIGLASVTGLDLLQLSAMIGRQLPFFSVLVPFWLIWAFAGFRGMLAIWPAILVAGVSFAIPQFLVSNFHGPWLVDVIAALVSMGSLTLFLKVWKPREIWTSTKILGRQDDSKVDHPEAVAAEARAGAAAAGISVVKAWMPWVILTVFVFIWGVPEFKKMMDGLWQWKFAIPGLDKAVQKMPPVVAKPTAEGAVFAFNVLSMAGTGILASAVLGGLLMGYSVPRLFKEYFETIKLVRYSLLTICAMFGIGYLTRYSGLDATLGLAFAHTGVLYPLFGTLLGWLGVALTGSDTASNVLFGGLQKTTAEQLGLSPVLMAAANSSGGVMGKMIDAQSIVVASTATKWYGHEGDILRYVFFHSIALAILVGLFITLQAYVHPFTQLVIH, from the coding sequence GTGTGGAGTCAAGTCTATGACCCCCTGGGCAATATGGCGCTGTCGACCATTGCCGCCGGGGTTCCGGTCGCGGTGCTGCTGGCCGCGCTCGCCTTCTTTCACCTGCAGGCCCACCTGGCCGCCGGCCTCGCACTGGTGGTCGGCATCGTGGTCGCCTCGGCGGTGTTCGGCATGCCGGCTGCAATGGCCGGCAAGGCGGCCGGGCTCGGCATCGTGTCCGGCCTGTTCCCGATCGGCTGGATCGTGCTGAACATCATCTTCCTGCACCGGCTGACGACCATCAACGGCTCGTTCAAGGTCCTGCAGAACTCGATCTCCGGCATCACCGAGGACCGCCGCCTGCAGCTGCTGCTGGTGGCCTTCAGCTTCGGCGCCTTCTTCGAGGGCGCAGCCGGCTTCGGCACGCCGGTGGCGGTGACCGGCGCCATCCTGATCGGCCTGGGCTTCTCGCCGCTGGCCGCCTCCGGCCTGGCCCTGATCGCCAACACGGCGCCGGTGGCCTACGGCGCGCTGGGCGCGCCCATCATCGGCCTGGCCTCGGTGACGGGCCTCGACCTGTTGCAACTGTCCGCCATGATCGGCCGCCAGCTCCCCTTCTTCTCGGTGCTGGTGCCGTTCTGGCTGATCTGGGCCTTTGCCGGCTTCCGCGGCATGCTGGCGATCTGGCCGGCCATCCTGGTGGCGGGCGTCAGCTTCGCCATCCCGCAGTTCCTGGTCTCCAACTTCCACGGCCCGTGGCTGGTCGACGTCATCGCCGCCCTGGTGTCGATGGGCTCGCTGACGCTCTTCCTCAAGGTGTGGAAGCCCCGGGAGATCTGGACCTCGACCAAGATCCTCGGCCGCCAGGACGACTCCAAGGTCGACCATCCCGAGGCAGTCGCCGCCGAGGCGCGCGCCGGCGCAGCGGCGGCCGGCATCTCGGTGGTCAAGGCCTGGATGCCATGGGTCATCCTGACCGTGTTCGTCTTCATCTGGGGCGTGCCCGAGTTCAAGAAGATGATGGATGGCCTGTGGCAATGGAAGTTCGCCATCCCGGGCCTGGACAAGGCCGTGCAGAAGATGCCGCCGGTGGTGGCCAAGCCGACCGCGGAAGGCGCCGTGTTCGCCTTCAACGTGCTGTCCATGGCCGGCACCGGCATCCTGGCCTCGGCCGTGCTGGGCGGGCTGCTGATGGGCTACTCGGTGCCGCGCCTGTTCAAGGAGTACTTCGAGACCATCAAGCTGGTGCGCTATTCGCTGCTGACCATCTGCGCCATGTTCGGCATCGGCTACCTGACCCGCTACTCGGGCCTGGACGCCACGCTGGGACTGGCCTTCGCCCACACCGGCGTGCTCTACCCGCTGTTCGGCACCCTGCTGGGCTGGCTCGGCGTGGCGCTGACCGGCTCGGACACCGCCTCCAACGTGCTGTTCGGCGGCCTGCAGAAGACCACCGCCGAGCAGCTCGGCCTGTCGCCGGTGCTGATGGCGGCGGCCAACAGCTCGGGCGGCGTGATGGGCAAGATGATCGATGCCCAGTCCATCGTGGTGGCCTCCACCGCGACCAAGTGGTACGGCCACGAGGGCGATATCCTGCGCTATGTGTTCTTCCACTCGATCGCGCTGGCGATCCTGGTAGGTCTCTTCATCACGCTGCAGGCCTACGTGCATCCGTTCACGCAGTTGGTGATCCACTGA